A single window of Nocardioides kongjuensis DNA harbors:
- a CDS encoding response regulator transcription factor, with product MSSRPSPLDLVADVAAICVEPTPAADRASAVLQRIGEAIPLEAAALATFDPVEGRHFTVAEIGYSDPVLSYLNDGFVNEDPAFLTMRFRNPRPLRWCDIPNYRNMFSAHEVFIPGGFAEGSTTCLFTRDGRYTGALHLSSDSPLPISDSAIETLIALQRVIAPVMDAMRPPVGHTWTDLLEEAAEAALLTADRRLVTLPGLRRDKWLADDSPLVAELLAGAEGAVHRFAWVSPTGRCHEVRRTRLAAGVLVTLREAAAPYRLSPREVQVLTLVAAGLGNPDIGLALSLSPRTVATHVEHILAKLGCATRVAAASKAVAEEIVPLPGPPATPLLVRT from the coding sequence ATGAGCAGTCGTCCTTCGCCGCTCGACCTGGTGGCCGACGTCGCCGCCATCTGCGTCGAGCCCACACCTGCGGCCGATCGGGCGTCCGCCGTCCTGCAGCGGATCGGTGAGGCCATCCCGCTCGAGGCGGCCGCACTGGCCACCTTCGACCCGGTCGAGGGGCGCCACTTCACCGTCGCCGAGATCGGCTACAGCGACCCGGTGCTCAGCTACCTCAACGACGGCTTCGTCAACGAGGACCCGGCCTTCCTCACCATGCGCTTCCGCAACCCGCGGCCGCTGCGCTGGTGCGACATCCCCAACTACCGCAACATGTTCAGCGCCCACGAGGTGTTCATCCCCGGCGGCTTCGCCGAGGGGTCGACGACGTGCCTGTTCACGCGCGACGGGCGCTACACCGGGGCGCTTCACCTGAGCTCCGACTCTCCGTTGCCGATCAGCGACTCGGCGATCGAGACGCTCATCGCGCTGCAGCGGGTGATCGCCCCGGTCATGGACGCCATGCGTCCGCCGGTGGGACACACCTGGACCGACCTGCTCGAGGAGGCCGCGGAGGCGGCGCTGCTCACGGCTGACCGCAGGCTCGTCACGCTCCCCGGGCTGCGTCGCGACAAGTGGCTGGCCGACGACTCCCCGCTGGTGGCCGAGCTGCTGGCCGGCGCCGAGGGGGCGGTGCACCGGTTCGCGTGGGTCTCGCCCACGGGCCGCTGCCACGAGGTACGCCGCACCCGGCTGGCCGCGGGCGTGCTGGTGACGCTGCGCGAGGCGGCGGCGCCGTACCGGCTCTCGCCGCGGGAGGTCCAGGTCCTGACGCTCGTCGCGGCCGGCCTCGGCAACCCCGACATCGGGCTCGCGCTGTCCCTCAGCCCGCGCACCGTGGCGACCCACGTGGAGCACATCCTCGCCAAGCTCGGCTGCGCCACCCGGGTCGCCGCGGCGAGCAAGGCGGTGGCGGAGGAGATCGTCCCGCTGCCGGGGCCGCCGGCCACCCCCCTGCTCGTGCGCACCTGA
- a CDS encoding SDR family NAD(P)-dependent oxidoreductase, with translation MIDLTGKKAVVTGGSSGIGRAIATTLAKVGAHVVVADLTEEAREGGEATAAVIVAAGGSAEFVKLDVTASAHVASVFAELDERLGGLDILVNNAGVLREGSVHETDDETWRTQFLVNVDGTFHCTREMVRGLLARKSPGKIVNISSISGFRGNPGFAAYCATKGAIVNFTRQVALDYAAHGINVNAVAPGFVTTHMTALYDQATHDALAAQTPRGRWASPQDVANAVLFLASPLADHVVGDNLLVDGGWTIGTPVELGA, from the coding sequence ATGATCGACCTCACCGGCAAGAAGGCCGTCGTCACCGGAGGCTCGTCCGGCATCGGCCGCGCCATCGCCACCACTCTCGCGAAGGTCGGCGCCCACGTCGTCGTCGCCGACCTGACAGAGGAGGCCCGCGAGGGCGGCGAGGCCACGGCCGCCGTGATCGTCGCGGCCGGCGGCTCCGCGGAGTTCGTGAAGCTCGACGTCACGGCCAGTGCCCACGTCGCCTCGGTCTTCGCCGAGCTCGACGAGCGCCTCGGCGGTCTGGACATCCTCGTCAACAACGCCGGGGTGCTGCGCGAGGGCAGTGTCCACGAGACCGACGACGAGACCTGGCGGACCCAGTTCCTCGTCAACGTCGACGGCACCTTCCACTGCACCCGCGAGATGGTCCGCGGCCTGCTGGCGCGCAAGAGCCCCGGCAAGATCGTCAACATCAGCTCGATCAGCGGGTTCCGCGGCAACCCCGGCTTCGCGGCGTACTGCGCGACCAAGGGCGCGATCGTGAACTTCACCCGCCAGGTCGCGCTCGACTACGCCGCGCACGGCATCAACGTCAACGCGGTCGCACCCGGCTTCGTCACCACCCACATGACGGCGCTCTACGACCAGGCGACGCACGACGCGCTCGCCGCGCAGACGCCGCGCGGACGCTGGGCGAGCCCGCAGGACGTCGCCAACGCCGTTCTGTTCCTGGCGAGCCCGCTCGCGGACCACGTGGTCGGCGACAACCTGCTGGTCGACGGCGGCTGGACGATCGGCACGCCGGTCGAGCTCGGCGCCTGA
- a CDS encoding APC family permease codes for MSAEETRTSSEAESGVQRLKPNAVGLFGVMFMAVATAAPITAMVGNVPIAIGFGSGANAPAGYLVATIVLGLFALGYSAMAKHIVSTGAFYGFISHGLGRVVGMGAGALTTLAYVVFEASLVGIFSFFAASFFSAHSSLDISWVCYALLMLGVNAVLTYYDINLTAVVLGAFLVTEIVMLAAMTVSVVVSGGGPQGWSLGSLNPINAFSGLDGSVVHPDTGATLAVAGTAGIGLFFAFWSWVGFESTAMYGEESRNPKRIIPLATMLSVLGIGIFYVIVSWSAIVGTGPDNAVALAQDSATAGQIFFGPVEQHLGHWAVIVFEFLLMSGSFACGMAFHNCASRYIYAIGREDLVPGFGRTLGASHPVHGSPYVAGFAQTTLATVIVVGFYLTGRDPYGQLYALMAILGTTAILIVQALAAFSCIAYFHVQGKHPETANVFRTFLAPLVGGIGMVYVIWLLMENAGFAAGAAASDIVFKLSPWIVGVVGLSGLGFALWAKRFAPERYDTIGRVVLEDTQERAD; via the coding sequence ATGTCTGCAGAAGAGACGCGTACGTCGTCCGAGGCCGAGTCGGGGGTCCAGCGCCTGAAGCCGAACGCCGTGGGCCTGTTCGGGGTCATGTTCATGGCGGTGGCCACCGCTGCGCCGATCACGGCGATGGTCGGCAACGTCCCGATCGCGATCGGCTTCGGCAGCGGCGCGAACGCGCCGGCCGGCTACCTGGTCGCCACGATCGTGCTGGGCCTCTTCGCGCTCGGCTACTCCGCGATGGCCAAGCACATCGTCTCGACCGGCGCCTTCTACGGCTTCATCTCGCACGGCCTCGGCCGCGTGGTGGGCATGGGTGCCGGCGCACTGACCACGCTGGCCTACGTCGTCTTCGAGGCCTCGCTGGTCGGCATCTTCTCGTTCTTCGCCGCGAGCTTCTTCTCCGCGCACTCCTCGCTCGACATCTCGTGGGTCTGCTACGCGCTGCTGATGCTGGGCGTCAACGCGGTGCTGACCTACTACGACATCAACCTCACGGCGGTCGTCCTGGGCGCCTTCCTCGTGACCGAGATCGTCATGCTCGCCGCGATGACGGTCTCGGTCGTCGTCTCCGGAGGTGGCCCCCAGGGCTGGTCCCTGGGCTCGCTCAACCCGATCAACGCGTTCTCCGGGCTCGACGGCTCCGTCGTCCACCCGGACACCGGCGCGACGCTCGCGGTCGCGGGGACCGCGGGCATCGGACTGTTCTTCGCGTTCTGGTCGTGGGTCGGCTTCGAGTCCACCGCCATGTACGGCGAGGAGTCGCGCAACCCGAAGAGGATCATCCCGCTGGCGACCATGCTCTCGGTGCTCGGCATCGGCATCTTCTACGTCATCGTGTCGTGGTCCGCGATCGTCGGCACCGGTCCGGACAATGCCGTCGCCCTCGCCCAGGACAGCGCGACCGCCGGTCAGATCTTCTTCGGTCCCGTCGAGCAGCACCTCGGCCACTGGGCGGTCATCGTCTTCGAGTTCCTGCTGATGAGCGGCTCGTTCGCCTGCGGCATGGCGTTCCACAACTGCGCCTCCCGCTACATCTACGCGATCGGCCGCGAGGACCTCGTCCCCGGGTTCGGGAGGACGCTCGGTGCCTCCCACCCGGTCCACGGCTCGCCGTACGTCGCCGGATTCGCGCAGACCACGCTCGCCACGGTGATCGTGGTGGGGTTCTACCTGACCGGCCGCGACCCCTACGGCCAGCTCTACGCGCTGATGGCCATCCTCGGGACCACGGCGATCCTCATCGTCCAGGCGCTGGCGGCCTTCTCCTGCATCGCCTACTTCCACGTCCAGGGCAAGCACCCCGAGACGGCGAACGTGTTCCGGACCTTCCTCGCCCCGCTCGTCGGCGGCATCGGCATGGTCTACGTCATCTGGCTGCTGATGGAGAACGCCGGCTTCGCGGCGGGTGCCGCCGCCAGCGACATCGTCTTCAAGCTCTCGCCCTGGATCGTCGGGGTCGTCGGGCTGTCGGGCCTCGGGTTCGCCCTGTGGGCCAAGAGGTTCGCCCCCGAGCGCTACGACACCATCGGCCGCGTCGTCCTCGAGGACACCCAGGAACGTGCGGACTGA
- a CDS encoding M20 family metallopeptidase — MTSQETHDRVLAAVDALKDDLVSTLSEVISIPSVNPKYPGQVYDEVVGLEGRVSRLVGEIYEDAGADVEYWAVEKGRDNAVGTLKGTGGGRSLIFNGHVDVVPPGNPDRWTSGDPFSGKVDGDRVWGRGASDMKAGLVAQAFAVKALQRAGVALDGDLIVQAVVGEEVMDHECGVTSTIEHGYRADAAVVAEPSGPTNLGVIPVTPGLLWFSVTVQGKATHSSMRGQTIRAGGGGSAVGVNAIDKGMLVFQAMQRLEEEWAFTKTHPLFAPGHFTIHPGVVQGGPHGVLVPFILSEYMTIEYCIWYPPQDDPETVKAEVEAQIRAIAQTDGWLREHPPVVDWKLNWPANDPGDAATAITAAVSSAHERVSGMTAYQGPPPVAGFCAVEDCSFLTAAGIPAISYGPGDLRVAHADDEYCLVDEVHLAARTYASLALDWCGAE; from the coding sequence CATCTCGATCCCGAGCGTGAACCCGAAGTATCCCGGCCAGGTGTACGACGAGGTGGTCGGCCTCGAGGGCCGCGTGTCCCGCCTCGTCGGCGAGATCTACGAGGACGCCGGCGCCGACGTCGAGTACTGGGCGGTGGAGAAGGGCCGCGACAACGCGGTCGGCACCCTGAAGGGCACCGGCGGTGGGCGCTCGCTCATCTTCAACGGCCACGTCGACGTCGTGCCGCCCGGCAACCCGGACCGCTGGACGTCCGGCGACCCGTTCTCCGGCAAGGTGGACGGCGACCGGGTCTGGGGCCGTGGCGCCAGCGACATGAAGGCAGGCCTGGTGGCCCAGGCGTTCGCGGTCAAGGCCCTGCAGCGCGCCGGCGTCGCCCTCGACGGCGACCTGATCGTGCAGGCGGTCGTGGGCGAGGAGGTGATGGACCACGAGTGCGGTGTCACCTCGACGATCGAGCACGGCTACCGCGCCGACGCGGCCGTCGTGGCCGAGCCGAGCGGTCCGACCAACCTCGGCGTCATCCCGGTGACCCCAGGGCTCCTCTGGTTCTCGGTCACGGTGCAGGGCAAGGCGACGCACTCCTCGATGCGAGGCCAGACGATCCGCGCGGGTGGCGGTGGCAGCGCCGTCGGGGTCAACGCGATCGACAAGGGGATGCTCGTCTTCCAGGCGATGCAGCGCCTGGAGGAGGAGTGGGCCTTCACCAAGACCCACCCGCTGTTCGCGCCGGGCCACTTCACCATCCACCCCGGCGTCGTCCAGGGCGGGCCGCACGGCGTGCTCGTGCCGTTCATCCTCTCGGAGTACATGACGATCGAGTACTGCATCTGGTACCCGCCGCAGGACGACCCGGAGACCGTGAAGGCCGAGGTCGAGGCGCAGATCCGCGCCATCGCGCAGACCGACGGCTGGTTGCGCGAGCACCCGCCGGTCGTGGACTGGAAGCTCAACTGGCCGGCCAACGACCCCGGCGACGCGGCGACCGCGATCACCGCCGCGGTCTCCTCGGCCCACGAGCGGGTCTCCGGGATGACGGCCTACCAGGGGCCGCCCCCGGTCGCCGGGTTCTGCGCGGTGGAGGACTGCAGCTTCCTCACCGCCGCCGGGATCCCGGCGATCAGCTACGGGCCCGGCGACCTGAGGGTCGCGCACGCGGACGACGAGTACTGCCTCGTCGACGAGGTGCACCTCGCCGCCCGGACCTACGCCTCGCTCGCCCTCGACTGGTGCGGCGCCGAGTGA